The stretch of DNA TATTGTTATCTCCCACTGCCCGGCGCTGGATGTGTGGTCGCAGGGAAACAATCAGAAGGAAGCGTTGAAAAATCTTATTGAGGCTGTCCACCTTTTTCTCGTGTCATGTTATGAAAGAGGCACTTTGGACAAAGCCCTTAAAGAATGCGGTTTTAAGCCAGCCAAACAAGTCAAGGCCAAGCCTTTCCCCCATGGATACAAAAGCATTACAGTTCCATTGCCGTTTGAATATTCCGGCAAACTCTCCCAATGTTCCGTTTAACTCCGGTCAACTGGAAAAAACTTGACTGCGTTTTCAAAAAAGCCGGTTTTGCACTTGAGAGGGAGGCTGGAAGCCATCGGGTTTATTCCAAGCCGGGGGTTGCCAGGCCAGTGATAATTCCCAAATACACCTCCGTTGGAATTGA from Nitrospinota bacterium encodes:
- a CDS encoding type II toxin-antitoxin system HicA family toxin — its product is MFRLTPVNWKKLDCVFKKAGFALEREAGSHRVYSKPGVARPVIIPKYTSVGIDIIKSNLKSAGIVREEYFRLLSSC